The following coding sequences lie in one Shumkonia mesophila genomic window:
- a CDS encoding methyl-accepting chemotaxis protein translates to MNGTRQFFTKGRSIGFKVSSMLGVAVLVGFATTAGIRAVDMKDHLFGQFQNDVEKITQLLAIQVAGGLQWKKTDAIERAYADFAADTSTNLAAVSTFDAEGKVFTSFASPHFPAHDLSGALKIQPDALAKGESVTTETARHIVVVVPVVSGKNKDRAGTLAIAWSTDPLQELIAGALWGEVLVAGTAVIILIGALIVLLSRIVSRPLLVMTQAMSRLAGGDLEVEVPARGRRDEMGEMAAAVQVFKDNAIEKVKLESENEENQRCAEKEKRQAMETMADAFEASVGQVVNQVSSAATEMRSSSEAMSATAEEATRQASAVAAASEQASANVQTVASAAEELSSSISEISRQVTQASQIASAAVTEAEQTNVKVQGLAAAAQKIGEVVALITDIAEQTNLLALNATIEAARAGDAGKGFAVVASEVKNLANQTAKATDEIGAQIAGIQSATQEAVAAINSITKTISKINEVNSGVASAVEEQGAATQEIARNVEQAAAGTQEVSANIGGVSQAANETGAAATQIQSTAADLSRQSETLRAEVDKFLANVRAA, encoded by the coding sequence ATGAATGGCACGCGGCAGTTTTTCACCAAGGGGCGGTCGATCGGCTTCAAGGTGTCGTCCATGCTGGGAGTCGCCGTTCTTGTCGGCTTCGCCACGACTGCCGGCATTCGGGCGGTCGACATGAAGGACCATCTCTTCGGTCAGTTCCAGAACGACGTGGAGAAAATCACGCAGCTTCTGGCGATCCAGGTGGCGGGCGGCCTGCAGTGGAAGAAGACGGACGCCATCGAACGGGCCTACGCCGACTTCGCCGCCGATACCTCGACCAATCTGGCCGCTGTCAGCACGTTCGACGCCGAAGGCAAGGTGTTCACCAGCTTCGCGTCCCCCCATTTTCCGGCCCATGATCTGAGCGGCGCTCTTAAAATACAGCCCGACGCCCTGGCCAAGGGCGAAAGCGTGACGACGGAGACGGCCCGTCACATCGTGGTCGTGGTTCCGGTCGTTTCGGGCAAGAACAAGGACCGGGCGGGCACCCTGGCCATCGCCTGGAGTACCGATCCCCTGCAAGAGCTGATCGCCGGCGCCCTTTGGGGCGAGGTGCTGGTGGCGGGGACGGCCGTCATCATCCTGATCGGCGCCCTGATCGTTCTGCTGTCGCGGATCGTCAGCAGGCCCCTTTTGGTCATGACCCAGGCGATGAGCCGTCTGGCCGGCGGCGATCTGGAGGTCGAGGTGCCGGCCCGCGGACGCCGCGACGAGATGGGCGAAATGGCGGCCGCCGTCCAGGTGTTCAAGGACAACGCCATCGAGAAGGTAAAACTCGAGTCCGAAAACGAGGAAAATCAGCGCTGCGCCGAGAAGGAGAAGCGCCAGGCCATGGAGACGATGGCCGACGCCTTCGAGGCTTCGGTCGGCCAGGTGGTCAACCAGGTATCCTCGGCGGCGACCGAGATGCGCTCCTCCTCCGAGGCCATGAGTGCCACTGCCGAGGAAGCCACCCGGCAGGCTTCGGCCGTGGCCGCGGCCTCGGAACAGGCCTCGGCCAACGTGCAGACGGTGGCCTCGGCGGCCGAGGAGCTATCCTCCTCGATCTCCGAGATCAGCCGCCAGGTGACCCAGGCCTCGCAAATCGCCTCGGCCGCAGTGACCGAGGCCGAGCAGACCAACGTCAAGGTCCAGGGTCTCGCTGCGGCAGCCCAGAAGATCGGCGAAGTGGTGGCGCTGATCACCGACATCGCCGAGCAGACCAACCTGCTGGCGCTCAACGCCACCATCGAGGCGGCCCGGGCCGGCGACGCCGGCAAGGGTTTTGCGGTGGTTGCTTCCGAGGTCAAGAACCTGGCCAACCAGACGGCCAAGGCGACAGACGAGATCGGCGCCCAGATCGCCGGCATCCAGTCGGCGACGCAGGAGGCCGTGGCGGCCATCAACTCGATCACCAAGACGATCTCGAAGATCAACGAGGTCAACTCGGGTGTCGCCTCGGCGGTCGAGGAGCAGGGCGCCGCCACCCAGGAGATCGCCCGCAACGTCGAACAGGCGGCGGCAGGAACCCAAGAGGTTTCTGCCAATATCGGCGGCGTCAGTCAGGCGGCCAACGAGACGGGGGCGGCGGCCACCCAGATCCAGTCGACGGCGGCCGACCTGTCCCGCCAATCCGAAACGCTGCGCGCCGAGGTCGACAAGTTCCTGGCCAACGTGCGCGCCGCCTGA
- a CDS encoding energy transducer TonB, with the protein MGTVSASSQGQATAGRGATIVAAVCSAALHGALAAGVFLWPAGPVPYSAGAPIVVELVVAAPQNGASAAAAAMGAAAPDDGPAAEIDIAMSVQSGPDDVPPSEGGAAAPDHSREAATQTEPPAPPAAAPVIPRPARRPVTPPAEDASATPGGREPPTVLDKTADGTAIAALAGESPSSGIATGGDTPAGGDVAALPQVGPRFAIGSAGNPLPRYPTAARRRGLEGRVVLRVFVTTDGRAGSVSVRTASPHPLLDEAAIETLRRWRFEPARRAGVPVAAWVDIPITFRLND; encoded by the coding sequence ATGGGGACGGTTTCAGCCAGCAGCCAGGGACAAGCGACCGCCGGCCGCGGCGCGACGATCGTCGCCGCCGTCTGCTCCGCCGCCCTGCACGGCGCGCTGGCGGCCGGCGTGTTCCTGTGGCCGGCCGGCCCCGTCCCCTATTCCGCCGGCGCTCCCATCGTCGTCGAACTGGTGGTCGCGGCCCCGCAGAACGGCGCGTCGGCCGCGGCGGCGGCAATGGGCGCCGCCGCGCCCGACGACGGCCCGGCCGCCGAGATTGACATAGCGATGAGCGTCCAATCCGGTCCTGACGACGTCCCCCCCTCGGAAGGCGGGGCGGCGGCGCCGGACCATTCCCGGGAAGCCGCCACCCAGACCGAACCACCGGCGCCGCCAGCCGCCGCCCCGGTCATTCCACGGCCCGCCCGCCGTCCGGTCACGCCCCCTGCGGAAGACGCAAGCGCCACGCCCGGCGGTCGCGAACCGCCGACAGTTTTGGACAAGACGGCCGATGGAACGGCGATCGCCGCCCTCGCCGGCGAATCCCCCTCCTCGGGAATCGCGACCGGCGGCGATACGCCAGCGGGCGGGGACGTCGCCGCACTGCCGCAGGTGGGTCCGCGTTTCGCCATCGGTTCGGCCGGCAATCCGCTTCCCCGCTATCCGACGGCTGCCCGCCGGCGCGGCCTGGAAGGCCGGGTCGTGCTGCGCGTCTTCGTCACCACCGACGGCCGGGCCGGGTCGGTCAGCGTGCGGACCGCCAGCCCCCATCCGCTCCTCGACGAAGCCGCCATCGAGACGCTGCGCCGCTGGCGGTTCGAGCCGGCCCGCCGGGCCGGCGTGCCGGTGGCGGCGTGGGTCGACATCCCGATCACCTTCCGGCTCAACGACTGA
- a CDS encoding RraA family protein, with product MAGDQAVTIHRHIKRADPALLRALTGYPTGNFTDIQGRRGALNPAIKPLFPSAPIIGSALTVRAGPGDNLAPYLAVGVLAPGDVLVITTGGWTGSAVLGDLMAGFFKNAGAVAVVTDGMARDLKGLTGVGLPIFAQGLNPNAPQKTGPGEIGGEISIGGVIVRAGDIVVGDADGVVILPQAHFADAVRAVEAIKTKETGVEREIAAGVVQPAWAQKFLAGDGVVYVD from the coding sequence ATGGCAGGCGACCAGGCCGTGACCATCCACCGCCACATCAAGCGGGCCGACCCCGCCCTTCTCAGGGCGTTGACCGGCTACCCGACCGGCAACTTCACCGATATTCAGGGCCGTCGGGGGGCGCTGAACCCTGCCATCAAGCCGCTGTTTCCATCGGCGCCCATCATCGGCTCGGCGCTGACGGTGCGGGCGGGGCCCGGTGACAACCTGGCGCCGTATCTGGCGGTCGGCGTGCTGGCCCCCGGCGACGTTCTGGTCATCACCACCGGCGGCTGGACCGGATCGGCGGTGCTGGGCGACCTGATGGCCGGCTTCTTCAAGAATGCCGGCGCGGTGGCGGTTGTCACCGACGGCATGGCGCGCGACCTCAAGGGCTTGACCGGTGTCGGTCTTCCCATCTTTGCCCAGGGGCTGAATCCGAATGCGCCGCAGAAAACCGGTCCCGGCGAGATCGGCGGCGAGATTTCGATCGGCGGCGTCATCGTACGGGCGGGCGACATCGTGGTCGGCGACGCCGACGGCGTGGTGATCCTGCCGCAGGCGCATTTTGCCGACGCCGTCAGGGCCGTCGAGGCCATCAAGACGAAGGAGACCGGGGTCGAGCGGGAAATTGCCGCCGGCGTCGTGCAGCCCGCTTGGGCGCAGAAGTTCCTGGCCGGCGACGGGGTCGTCTACGTCGACTGA
- the otnI gene encoding 2-oxo-tetronate isomerase yields the protein MPKFAANLSMQFNEVDFLDRFKAAAKAGYQGVEYLFPYAYAKDDLAAKLAENGLTQVLFNMPPGDWAKGERGLACLPDRVGEFQDSVGKAIDYAKALKCSRVHAMAGLKPKGVAEDKLRATYVANIRFAAAETAKAGLMLVIEPINFRDMPGFYLNYSKQAIDIIAEVAAPNLKLQYDIYHMQRMEGELANTIKANIGVIGHMQLADTPGRHEPGTGEINYPFLFKAIDEAGYDGWIGCEYVPAAGTEAGLGWFAPYRK from the coding sequence ATGCCGAAATTCGCCGCCAACCTGTCGATGCAGTTCAACGAGGTCGATTTCCTCGATCGCTTCAAGGCCGCCGCCAAGGCCGGCTACCAGGGGGTCGAGTACCTGTTTCCCTATGCCTACGCCAAGGACGACCTGGCCGCCAAGCTGGCCGAGAACGGGCTCACCCAGGTGCTGTTCAACATGCCGCCCGGCGACTGGGCCAAGGGCGAACGCGGCCTGGCATGCCTGCCCGACCGGGTCGGCGAGTTCCAAGATTCGGTTGGCAAGGCCATCGACTACGCCAAGGCGCTCAAGTGCTCGCGCGTGCACGCCATGGCGGGTCTCAAGCCGAAGGGCGTCGCCGAGGACAAGTTGCGCGCCACCTATGTCGCCAACATCAGGTTCGCGGCGGCGGAAACCGCCAAGGCCGGCCTGATGCTGGTGATCGAGCCGATCAACTTCCGCGACATGCCGGGCTTCTATCTGAACTATTCCAAGCAGGCGATCGACATCATCGCCGAGGTGGCGGCGCCGAACCTCAAGCTGCAGTACGACATCTACCACATGCAGCGCATGGAGGGCGAACTGGCCAACACCATCAAGGCCAACATCGGCGTCATCGGCCACATGCAGCTGGCAGACACCCCCGGCCGGCACGAGCCGGGCACCGGCGAGATCAACTATCCCTTCCTGTTCAAGGCCATCGACGAGGCCGGCTACGACGGCTGGATCGGCTGCGAGTACGTGCCGGCGGCCGGCACCGAAGCCGGGCTCGGCTGGTTCGCGCCCTACAGGAAGTAA
- a CDS encoding PDC sensor domain-containing protein: protein MRKSAFKLFALLAPLALIASPAMAAGPHEAPMAEYAKTKAPAWVNNAVVVDAIKAQNAKNASLTQADIDKMDKQWMAETKASAKPLIDAVLGNGLSKYLKKVEADSQGLITEIFVMDDKGLNVGQSQVTSDYWQGDEAKWQKTFKVGPDAMHISDVSQDESTQRFQSQLSLPVIDPDTKKVIGAVTVGLDVENLK, encoded by the coding sequence ATGAGGAAATCCGCTTTTAAACTGTTCGCTCTTCTCGCTCCGTTGGCCCTGATTGCGAGCCCGGCCATGGCTGCCGGCCCCCATGAGGCGCCGATGGCCGAGTATGCCAAGACCAAGGCTCCGGCTTGGGTGAACAACGCCGTCGTTGTCGACGCCATCAAGGCGCAGAACGCCAAGAACGCGTCACTGACCCAGGCCGACATCGACAAGATGGACAAGCAGTGGATGGCCGAGACCAAGGCGTCCGCCAAGCCGCTGATCGATGCCGTTCTCGGCAACGGACTGTCCAAGTACCTGAAGAAGGTGGAAGCCGACAGCCAGGGCCTGATCACCGAAATCTTCGTCATGGACGACAAGGGACTCAACGTCGGCCAGAGCCAGGTCACCTCGGACTACTGGCAGGGTGACGAGGCCAAGTGGCAGAAGACTTTCAAGGTCGGTCCCGACGCCATGCATATCAGCGACGTGTCGCAGGACGAATCGACCCAGCGCTTCCAGAGCCAGTTGAGCCTTCCGGTGATCGACCCCGACACCAAGAAGGTCATCGGCGCGGTGACCGTTGGCCTGGACGTCGAAAACCTCAAGTAG
- a CDS encoding methyl-accepting chemotaxis protein, which translates to MVLDRLRLASRLLLIVAGAGIGIVAVGGFALFEIRQNLLEDRKIKTEHVVQVAESLLGYYQSLEKAGSMTREQAQKASIAALNKLRYDEQEYFWVQSFDNVMLMHPFKPEMDGKSLAGSADPNGVKLFDEMVSVSKKAGHGFVAYAWPKPGFQKPVPKISYVKAFAPWQWIVGSGIYIDDVDDIFMRVLAIVGAVSAVILAAVVGMSWVIGRGITKPLAFITGGMQRLAGGDKSIEVKFTDQKNEIGDLARSMGVFLEKTHEMERMREEQEEKDRRAEAEKRQAMLTMADTFEASVGHVVGQVSSAATEMRSSSEAMSATAEEATRQASAVAAASEQASANVQTVASAAEELSSSISEISRQVTQASQIASAAVTEAEQTNVKVQGLAAAAQKIGEVVALITDIAEQTNLLALNATIEAARAGDAGKGFAVVASEVKNLANQTAKATDEIGAQIAGIQSATREAVSAIESITKTISQINEVNSGVASAVEEQGAATQEIARNVEQAAAGTQEVSANISGVSQAANETGAAATQIQSTAADLSRQSETLRAEVDKFLASVRAA; encoded by the coding sequence ATGGTCCTGGATCGACTGAGATTGGCATCACGCCTGCTTTTGATTGTTGCGGGCGCGGGCATCGGCATTGTGGCGGTTGGCGGTTTTGCGCTTTTCGAAATCCGCCAGAATTTGCTGGAGGACCGCAAAATCAAGACCGAACACGTGGTCCAGGTGGCGGAAAGCCTCCTGGGCTATTACCAGTCACTCGAAAAAGCGGGCAGCATGACCCGCGAGCAGGCCCAAAAGGCCTCGATCGCGGCTCTCAACAAGCTGCGCTATGACGAGCAGGAATACTTCTGGGTGCAGTCCTTCGACAATGTGATGCTCATGCATCCGTTCAAGCCGGAGATGGATGGAAAGTCATTGGCGGGAAGCGCGGACCCGAACGGCGTCAAGCTGTTCGACGAGATGGTCTCCGTCAGCAAGAAAGCCGGCCACGGGTTTGTCGCGTATGCTTGGCCGAAGCCTGGTTTTCAAAAGCCGGTCCCGAAGATTTCATACGTCAAGGCCTTCGCGCCGTGGCAGTGGATTGTCGGCTCGGGCATCTATATCGACGACGTCGATGACATCTTCATGCGCGTGCTGGCCATCGTCGGCGCCGTCTCTGCCGTCATCCTGGCGGCGGTGGTGGGGATGTCCTGGGTCATCGGGCGAGGCATTACCAAACCGCTGGCCTTTATCACCGGCGGCATGCAGCGCCTGGCCGGGGGCGACAAGTCGATCGAGGTCAAGTTCACCGACCAGAAGAACGAGATCGGGGACTTGGCGCGGAGCATGGGCGTCTTCCTGGAAAAGACCCACGAGATGGAGCGTATGCGCGAGGAACAGGAGGAGAAGGATCGCCGGGCCGAGGCGGAAAAGCGCCAGGCCATGCTGACGATGGCCGATACCTTCGAGGCTTCGGTCGGCCACGTTGTCGGCCAGGTGTCCTCGGCGGCGACCGAGATGCGCTCCTCCTCCGAGGCCATGAGTGCCACTGCCGAGGAAGCCACCCGGCAGGCTTCGGCCGTGGCCGCGGCCTCGGAACAGGCCTCGGCCAACGTGCAGACGGTGGCCTCGGCGGCCGAGGAGCTATCCTCCTCGATTTCCGAGATCAGCCGCCAGGTGACCCAGGCGTCCCAGATCGCCTCGGCCGCGGTGACCGAGGCCGAACAGACCAACGTCAAGGTCCAGGGTCTCGCTGCGGCCGCCCAGAAGATCGGCGAGGTGGTGGCGCTGATCACCGACATCGCCGAGCAGACCAACCTGCTGGCCCTCAACGCCACCATCGAGGCGGCCCGGGCCGGCGACGCCGGCAAGGGCTTCGCCGTAGTTGCCAGCGAGGTCAAGAACCTGGCCAACCAGACGGCCAAGGCGACCGACGAGATCGGCGCCCAGATCGCCGGCATCCAGTCGGCGACCCGGGAAGCGGTCTCGGCCATCGAATCGATCACCAAGACCATCTCCCAGATCAACGAGGTCAACTCGGGCGTTGCCTCGGCGGTCGAGGAACAGGGCGCGGCGACGCAGGAGATCGCCCGCAACGTCGAACAGGCGGCGGCAGGAACCCAGGAGGTTTCGGCCAACATCTCCGGCGTCAGTCAGGCCGCCAACGAAACCGGGGCGGCGGCCACGCAGATCCAGTCGACGGCGGCCGACCTGTCCCGCCAATCCGAGACGCTGCGCGCCGAAGTCGACAAATTCCTGGCCAGCGTGCGGGCCGCCTGA
- a CDS encoding TonB-dependent receptor, translating to MRNYRNRYRNAVETLVLAGALAAAGFVTAAAQEPDGQLEEVVVTASRLGVGLPGTSTTVIEAEDIARSPATTLPDLLSREAGVQSRDFYSASGADSAVDIRGFGATASSNTLVLVNGRRLNDFDLAGVDWSNIPLESIERIEITRGNAGAVLYGDGAVGGVVNIVTKTAVPQGPSGKVSAKYGSYQHRETNVSATHGAGDVSLSAYGTLIDAQNYRDNNDLTQRNLVTEARRRTDEGQVYVNLGVDDQRLGTPGARRVTLTSTQLEPESVRRQATTPDDYTRQNGVALTVGGTRRITKNVEAVLDAGYRIKDTEARTVSNFGPQFDAYVDTELATFSLTPRLNIDADLWRRPTDTTLGIDYYYSDYNSDRQLSPDGAAYHRYDGKQHSAALYAQNTLAFSDTLDLSAGGRVQSTRFTAGDIYDPSLLAFPAFDGHRESLTDTSNDFALNAGLDYRLTDSVALFGRVARSFRAPTVDERVGSDPSHKSFVLKTQTSRDAEVGTRLSFGKVEVQSSAYYMALRDELHYDPDSGVNKNFDPTRRYGVENSLDWRATETVGVKANLTYTKAEFTDGPYKGNTVPLVSDWTASTSLSWDMVEKYLTGTATVSYYSSQNMENDEANFQPEMPGYTLVDLKLGGEYNALTWSATVNNVLDVDYYNYAVASSTAYGTFNAYPLPGRTYWLEAGVTF from the coding sequence ATGAGAAACTATCGAAATCGCTATCGAAACGCTGTTGAAACCTTGGTGCTCGCCGGCGCGCTTGCCGCCGCCGGCTTCGTCACTGCGGCCGCCCAGGAACCGGACGGCCAACTGGAGGAGGTGGTGGTCACCGCCAGCCGCTTGGGCGTCGGCCTGCCCGGCACCTCGACGACGGTGATCGAGGCCGAGGACATCGCCCGCTCGCCGGCCACCACGCTGCCCGACCTGTTGTCCCGCGAGGCGGGGGTGCAGAGCCGCGACTTCTACAGTGCGTCGGGCGCCGATTCGGCGGTCGACATCCGGGGCTTCGGCGCGACGGCGTCGTCGAACACCCTGGTCCTGGTCAACGGCCGCCGGCTGAATGACTTCGATCTGGCCGGCGTCGACTGGAGCAACATCCCGCTCGAAAGCATCGAGCGCATCGAGATCACGCGCGGCAACGCCGGCGCCGTGCTTTATGGCGACGGCGCGGTGGGCGGCGTCGTCAACATCGTCACCAAGACGGCGGTCCCGCAGGGCCCCTCGGGCAAGGTCAGCGCCAAATACGGCTCTTACCAGCACCGCGAGACCAACGTGTCGGCAACCCACGGCGCCGGCGACGTATCGCTCAGCGCCTATGGCACCCTCATCGACGCCCAGAACTATCGCGACAACAACGATCTGACCCAGCGCAACCTGGTCACCGAGGCAAGGCGACGCACCGACGAGGGCCAGGTCTACGTCAACCTGGGCGTCGACGATCAGCGCCTGGGCACACCGGGCGCCCGGCGGGTCACCCTGACCAGCACCCAGTTGGAACCCGAAAGCGTACGGCGCCAAGCCACCACGCCCGACGACTACACCCGGCAGAACGGCGTCGCGCTGACCGTCGGCGGCACCCGCCGGATCACCAAGAATGTCGAAGCCGTCCTCGATGCCGGCTACCGCATCAAGGACACCGAGGCGCGTACGGTCAGCAACTTCGGCCCGCAATTCGATGCCTACGTCGATACCGAGCTGGCGACCTTCTCGCTGACGCCCCGGCTCAATATCGACGCCGACCTGTGGCGGCGGCCGACCGACACCACCCTCGGCATCGACTACTACTACTCCGACTACAATTCGGACCGCCAGCTGTCCCCCGACGGCGCCGCCTATCACCGCTACGACGGCAAGCAGCACAGTGCCGCCCTTTATGCGCAGAACACGCTGGCTTTCTCCGACACGCTCGACCTGTCGGCCGGCGGCCGCGTCCAGTCCACCCGCTTCACCGCGGGAGACATCTACGATCCCAGCCTGCTGGCCTTTCCGGCCTTCGACGGTCATCGCGAGTCCTTGACCGACACCAGTAACGACTTCGCCCTGAATGCCGGCCTCGATTACCGGCTGACCGACAGCGTGGCCCTGTTCGGCCGTGTGGCCCGCAGCTTCCGGGCGCCGACCGTCGACGAACGCGTCGGTTCCGACCCCAGCCACAAGTCCTTCGTGCTCAAGACCCAGACATCGCGGGACGCCGAGGTCGGCACCCGGCTGAGCTTCGGCAAGGTCGAGGTACAATCCAGCGCCTACTACATGGCGCTGCGAGACGAGCTGCACTACGACCCCGACTCCGGCGTCAACAAGAACTTCGACCCGACCCGCCGCTACGGCGTCGAGAACAGCCTGGACTGGCGGGCCACCGAGACCGTCGGCGTCAAGGCCAACCTCACCTACACAAAGGCCGAGTTCACCGACGGCCCCTACAAGGGCAACACCGTGCCCCTGGTTTCGGACTGGACGGCCAGCACCAGCCTTTCCTGGGACATGGTCGAGAAGTACCTGACGGGCACGGCGACGGTCAGCTACTACAGTTCCCAGAACATGGAGAACGACGAGGCCAACTTTCAGCCGGAAATGCCCGGCTACACGCTCGTCGACCTGAAGCTGGGCGGCGAATACAACGCGCTGACCTGGTCGGCCACCGTGAATAACGTGCTCGACGTCGACTACTACAACTATGCGGTGGCCAGTTCGACCGCCTACGGAACCTTCAACGCCTATCCCCTGCCCGGCCGCACCTACTGGCTGGAAGCCGGGGTGACCTTCTGA